Genomic window (Oryza sativa Japonica Group chromosome 3, ASM3414082v1):
TAGTCATTACAAATCATGTAAGTATCTCTTTCTTTTGTTCCTCCCTAATGCATTTTCTTTCTTGGATATTGGTGTTGTTATCATAACATATCTACTGACAGTCCAGTGTGATAAATCCAAACAAGATCTATATGAAGGCCATGTACAGATTAAACTATAATTTTCATAAACCTTAAGGAAACGCTGGGAAAGATGGGAGCTCACTTTATTCGCAAATAATGGGAAGGTATCTGTGGTAAAGGTGGGTCTCCTTCCCTGAAAataatcaggaaaaaaaaggaacaggATCAGATAAAAGTTCATGGCAgcaattctttttttccctaaatATTAAACCAAAGTTATATTACGATGAATCGCCAATTCTTACTGTTCAAATGATGCAACAAGTGAAAACCATATAGAACTGAATTTCTTTTCGTTTTGTGTAGCTGCAGCTTCAGGCTTACTATCAGATTGGGCATGAAGTTCTCTCCTCCGTCCAGTCCTTTGGTTTTTCCTTTTTAGCAAAGGTACATCTTTCTTATCATCCTCTATTTTGGATTTCTGCATATATTCCCTAGACTTTGTTTTGTTAACAGATGTGCTCCCAGGAGAGTCACTAAGTTGCTCTCTCTTAACAAATGGACTCTGTGAACTTGATCGGGAGGACTTTGTCCTGTTTGCAGCTTCTACCAAACAATTTAAAGGTCTCCAGAGCTCATCAGTCTTATCGGCCAGGTCCTTGCGATCACCTTCGGTATCTTTATTGGAGGAATGGTTCGATGCCTCTGCGTTTGATGACATCTGCATACAACAGGATCAATTTTTGCTGGCATGTGCATTCTTCTAGCTATTGTAGTTTGAAAACTTAGTAATTAGTATCACTATTTCACAGCCAAGTCCAATGTAACTTTCATTAAAGTGCATGAGAGATGGGTACCCCATAAGGTGTGGTCTGTTTACCTGTCTTCTTGTTTGTGGCACTTTGCCCAAATTAGTGGGCAAGCTTGAATTCTGAGCATGCTTTTCACCATTATCAATTTCCTTTTTCACAGGATCATCAATACCAGGACCAAGGCCACGCAAGGCAGCAGCTTTCCTGGTAACTGCTCTTGTCCGTCGCCCTGTCAAGCCTGTCGGTGTTACTGTAGGCGTATCAACTACCAGAGAAGAGATAGATCTCTCTTTCCTTTTACTGGGAAGTAAAACAGGAGCTGCTACTTCGTCAGCACTAATCTTCTTTCTTTTGAATGGAAATATTTTTGACCTTACATCTTGTAGATTGTGATCAGCCCTGAAGTTGGAACATAAAGAAATGAGTATAAGTAGGTGTAGGCCACAAACACCAGTGCAGAATCACATGAATAGAAGTACGTCAAATTTATTTTCCAACTAAAGGACATATGCAAAAAATAAATCAGATGCATTTTCAATGATAAATACTTTAATAATGCAATTTCACAGGATGCAATATAAATCATCAAACAAGTACCAATGGCTTCACAGGCTACAAAGTACCCATACAGTAAAATGAGAGCAAACCTTTGGGATCAGTACACTCAACAAGGAACTACAGAAATAAGAGCAGGAAAACAAAATTCTTCTTTAGAGCATATGAATTTACAAGAGGCAGAATATCTGTTCCAGATTACATTCTGCAGAACAAAAAGCATGAAACTGAAGTCAACAGAATCAACACTGTACAAAATAGTCCTGTATGATTGCTTACTGTATTACGTAGAGCTTAACTAAAAAGTGTCTAAGATTCCATAATATCCCAGGTGATACTGTTTAAACCCTGAGGTACATATTTTACTCAAATAGTGGGGAGCTACTTGGAGTTAAACAAACAGTCACCAAGGCATTCAGGATGTAACATTTCTACTTTTTTCCCACTGTATTACTTCCTAGTGTTTTGTTTATTAAGGAAATCTCAATCAAAGTACCAAGTTGACATGCTCTATTCATACTATGCCCCACTTGGTAGTCATATCATATAGGAGTAATAAATAGAAGATGCAGGAAATTTAACAGTACAGTCAAAATTGAAGTGCAAATACACAGTTATTTTGACCTTACAAGCTACAGGGACAAGCAATCTCAATAAAATTTGAGTGCATATACATGATGATAAGCATACCTAAGCTTTTCAACTGGAGTGCAGCCAAGATCAATTTTACATACTGGGCAGGATTCTACCTCCTCATCATTCAACTTCTCATATATACACTTTCTGCAAACTGCATCAGGGTGAAAAAATTAGAGCTGTGGAATCTATGAGCAATCAAATATTgtgtttttttaccttttttttatcaaattaaGTCAAGACGCATAACTGGTTTTCTCACTACTTGTACTATTGTGTTGTAAACTTAACTGTGAAATTAGTGATAGGGTCAAGAATCCATAGAAAAGGTAGCACATAAGACCGAAGAACCACTAATAAAACTACAGTTATCCCAAAAAGAGGCCAAACAATGAAAGTTCTTCCAAATGAACTCTGAAAATATCAAAAGGCGAATTCTATGCTGACCAGATGTGCACTAGCAGCACTGTTCCAATTGATTAAAAGTGGAACGAATAAGTTGGCAATAGCGTAATAGCGGATATGTAACATCTGCCTGAATTCAACTCCAACTGAAAATATACTATCGGTTACCAAAGATATTGGGGCATGTCATATGTAGATTAGGAGGATAAAGTATAAATTTGAGAGCCGAAATTATCTCATAAAGAATGCAAGTAGCAGCACAACTGGATTTTGAATTACTACTAGTTACTAACAACATTCAACCCAGGATCTACTTGTGTCGTTGGTGAATGACGTTGGTTGTTAAGTTGCTACTGTAGCATTTCACTCTGCTTTATACAATGGACAGCCTAACATTAATTACTTGAGCAAAATGTTTCCAAATCGACAACCCGGAAATGCATGCAGCA
Coding sequences:
- the LOC9271374 gene encoding E3 ubiquitin protein ligase DRIP2; protein product: MQPAPASPPKADGGEDEEEECSRAVVKEEPHHQQEEDDDDAAAAADGGEDEKEKVEEEEVEERGRRRRGRPGRKRGRRSGGGGGSAAAAAAARGGVVMVKRELLARCMTCPLCGRLLRDATTVSECLHTFCRKCIYEKLNDEEVESCPVCKIDLGCTPVEKLRADHNLQDVRSKIFPFKRKKISADEVAAPVLLPSKRKERSISSLVVDTPTVTPTGLTGRRTRAVTRKAAALRGLGPGIDDPVKKEIDNGEKHAQNSSLPTNLGKVPQTRRQMSSNAEASNHSSNKDTEGDRKDLADKTDELWRPLNCLVEAANRTKSSRSSSQSPFVKREQLSDSPGSTSVNKTKSREYMQKSKIEDDKKDVPLLKRKNQRTGRRRELHAQSDSKPEAAATQNEKKFSSIWFSLVASFEQEGDPPLPQIPSHYLRIKDGNIPASSIQKYLMQKLGLPNEAEVEINCCGQPVNPTQPLCNLVEVWLRGRSTQTTQTMIGSPAKEFVMVLTYGRPKAITP